In Limisalsivibrio acetivorans, one genomic interval encodes:
- the ftsE gene encoding cell division ATP-binding protein FtsE, with amino-acid sequence MIKLYNVSVSFFGEKKALDGVNIKVKPGEFLYITGESGAGKSTLLRLIYADLYPTRGVVMVDGQNVSNMDSKSIPFLRRRIGVVFQDFKLLEEKSVYDNLKMALEFFYMDPKAMQERIHPLLKQLGIFVKRDTTVKKLSGGEKQRVAIARALINEPRVILADEPTGNLDHDNADSIMKLLLENRDKGATVIVATHDDRLMQEYPARTIALKYGKVKEDTGAEESEEKEAEA; translated from the coding sequence ATGATCAAGCTATATAATGTCAGCGTATCTTTCTTTGGAGAAAAAAAGGCACTGGACGGCGTTAACATAAAGGTTAAGCCGGGCGAATTCCTCTATATTACAGGGGAGAGCGGTGCCGGTAAGTCCACTTTGCTCAGACTCATCTATGCGGACCTCTACCCCACAAGAGGCGTTGTTATGGTGGATGGGCAGAATGTCAGCAATATGGATTCAAAAAGCATACCATTCCTGCGCCGGCGGATCGGGGTTGTCTTTCAGGACTTCAAACTTCTGGAGGAAAAATCCGTTTACGACAATCTCAAGATGGCCCTCGAGTTCTTCTATATGGATCCAAAGGCTATGCAGGAGAGGATACACCCCCTTCTCAAACAGCTGGGCATCTTTGTTAAACGTGACACAACGGTGAAAAAGCTCTCCGGCGGTGAGAAGCAGAGGGTCGCCATCGCCCGGGCGCTGATCAATGAGCCCCGTGTTATCCTCGCCGATGAACCCACAGGAAACCTCGACCACGATAATGCAGATTCCATCATGAAACTTCTGCTTGAAAACAGGGACAAGGGCGCAACGGTTATAGTTGCCACCCATGACGACAGACTCATGCAGGAATACCCCGCCAGAACCATCGCCCTCAAGTACGGCAAGGTGAAAGAGGACACAGGCGCTGAGGAGTCGGAAGAAAAGGAGGCCGAGGCATGA
- the argS gene encoding arginine--tRNA ligase codes for MKEALKKELDKILDDMIKEAEIECALPEYTVEIPNNRDHGDFAANCALKLAKAFRKNPLEIAGDICTRINHPMVESAEAVRPGFINFRISNSFFEDMIRDSIDSDKHFRSDMGGDKRVMVEFVSANPTGPLHIGHGRNAAYGDSVARILEAAGYSVQREYYVNDAGKQMLNLSKSILARYHELIGEKYPFPEDGYKGDYIMDVAKVVYANEGKKVYLMGENEALKVCLSYGLDEIGGSIKDDLAQFRVEFDEWFSEKSLYDKGDVQECLDELRVKGHVYDKDGAVWFASTKFGDDKDRVVQRQNGEYTYFASDIAYHRNKYKRGVQTSIDVWGADHHGYVKRLDSAVKALGYDDRDFEVVLIQMVNLVKDGERVSMSTRAGEFITLKWLLDEVGIDASRFFYLMRDFQAQFDFDLDLAKKRTSDNPVYYVQYAHARVCSLLSKAEEQGVEFKSGENLSLLTLDDEQAITRKILELKGIVESAASHREPHRIVYYLQDLASMFHSYYYNTVIIMPDNPELTGARLSLALAVASAVRFGLGLLGVSAPERM; via the coding sequence TTGAAAGAAGCTCTTAAGAAAGAACTGGACAAAATACTTGATGATATGATCAAAGAAGCGGAGATTGAATGCGCCCTCCCTGAATATACCGTGGAGATACCCAACAACAGGGACCACGGTGATTTTGCCGCTAACTGCGCACTCAAGCTCGCGAAGGCTTTCAGGAAAAACCCCCTTGAGATTGCAGGGGATATCTGCACACGGATAAACCACCCTATGGTGGAAAGTGCCGAGGCTGTCCGCCCCGGTTTTATAAATTTCAGGATATCAAACTCATTTTTTGAAGATATGATCAGGGACTCAATCGATTCCGACAAGCACTTCCGCTCCGACATGGGTGGCGACAAAAGGGTTATGGTTGAATTTGTCAGCGCAAACCCCACAGGGCCCCTGCATATCGGCCACGGAAGAAACGCCGCCTACGGCGACAGCGTGGCCCGGATCCTCGAGGCAGCCGGATATTCCGTTCAGCGGGAGTATTACGTAAACGATGCCGGCAAGCAGATGCTTAACCTCTCAAAAAGTATTCTCGCACGCTACCATGAGCTCATCGGCGAAAAGTATCCGTTCCCCGAGGATGGTTACAAGGGTGATTACATCATGGATGTGGCTAAGGTCGTATATGCGAATGAGGGGAAAAAGGTTTACCTCATGGGCGAAAACGAGGCTCTGAAGGTCTGCCTGAGCTACGGGCTTGATGAGATCGGCGGCAGTATAAAGGATGATCTCGCCCAGTTCCGTGTGGAATTTGATGAATGGTTCAGTGAGAAATCCCTCTATGATAAGGGGGATGTGCAGGAATGCCTCGACGAGCTCAGAGTGAAAGGGCACGTCTACGATAAGGACGGCGCTGTCTGGTTCGCTTCAACAAAATTCGGCGATGATAAGGACAGGGTTGTGCAGAGGCAGAACGGTGAATACACCTACTTCGCTTCGGATATCGCATACCACAGGAACAAATATAAAAGGGGTGTTCAGACCTCCATCGATGTATGGGGAGCGGACCACCATGGATACGTTAAGAGGCTCGATTCCGCTGTTAAGGCCCTAGGGTATGACGACAGGGATTTTGAGGTTGTGCTCATCCAGATGGTGAATCTTGTTAAAGACGGGGAGCGTGTTTCCATGTCCACAAGGGCAGGGGAGTTTATAACCCTTAAGTGGCTCTTGGACGAGGTTGGTATTGATGCCTCACGTTTCTTCTATCTCATGAGGGATTTTCAGGCGCAGTTCGACTTCGATCTGGATCTAGCAAAGAAGCGAACCTCCGATAACCCTGTTTACTATGTTCAGTACGCCCATGCCCGTGTTTGCAGTCTTTTAAGCAAGGCGGAGGAGCAGGGGGTTGAGTTTAAGAGTGGTGAGAACCTGTCCCTTCTTACCCTCGACGACGAGCAGGCTATTACCAGAAAAATACTTGAGCTCAAGGGTATCGTGGAATCGGCGGCATCACACAGGGAACCGCACAGGATTGTTTATTACCTGCAGGATCTTGCCTCCATGTTCCACTCATACTACTACAATACTGTAATCATCATGCCCGATAACCCCGAACTCACAGGTGCAAGGCTTTCCCTAGCACTGGCAGTAGCTTCTGCTGTTCGTTTCGGGCTTGGTCTTCTTGGTGTTAGCGCACCGGAAAGGATGTAG
- a CDS encoding S41 family peptidase, which produces MNFTKKLLPALAAVTMIALIAASAFVIRTGSVHAAKDERYKNLELFSEAMHLIEQNYVEPVENKKLIEGAISGMLHELDPHSTYLSAEDFNEFKVDTKGEFGGLGITIGMRDNILTVISPLEDTPAYRKGIKAGDKIIKIEDNSTAGITLNEAVKKLRGKKGTDVTITIMRDTKDKPFDVTITRDIIKIHSVKHSMIGDDVGYIRIIQFQNDVSDEIAAAVTDLRNKGAEGFVIDLRNNPGGLLSEAIKVSSIFLPANLEVVYTKDRNGRDQHFRSSMLSTKEKEKPLVVLVNEGSASASEIFSGAVQDHGRGTLIGKNTYGKASVQTIIPIGEGAAMKLTTAKYYTPKGRMIHETGIKPDVVVEQKDDEMDIQEGEDIDPELVSNTAKPKLDLEKDEQLKAAFDKMREMLGNG; this is translated from the coding sequence ATGAATTTTACTAAGAAACTGCTGCCTGCACTGGCCGCCGTTACAATGATTGCGCTGATTGCGGCGTCCGCCTTTGTTATCCGCACAGGGAGTGTCCATGCGGCAAAGGATGAAAGATATAAAAACCTCGAGCTTTTCTCCGAGGCGATGCACCTTATCGAGCAGAACTACGTTGAGCCCGTTGAGAATAAAAAGCTCATCGAAGGTGCCATCAGTGGTATGCTCCATGAGCTGGACCCCCACTCAACATACCTCTCCGCCGAAGACTTCAACGAGTTCAAGGTGGACACCAAGGGAGAGTTCGGCGGTCTCGGTATAACCATAGGGATGAGGGACAACATACTCACCGTTATATCACCCCTTGAGGATACACCCGCCTACCGCAAAGGCATTAAGGCCGGTGACAAGATAATCAAGATCGAAGATAACTCCACAGCCGGAATTACCCTGAACGAGGCGGTTAAGAAGCTCAGAGGGAAGAAGGGAACGGATGTAACGATAACCATCATGCGCGACACGAAGGACAAGCCTTTCGATGTAACAATAACAAGAGACATCATCAAGATACACTCGGTCAAGCATTCCATGATAGGGGACGATGTGGGCTATATCCGTATAATCCAGTTCCAGAACGACGTATCCGATGAGATAGCAGCTGCCGTTACAGACCTGCGGAATAAAGGGGCAGAAGGGTTTGTTATCGACCTGCGAAATAACCCCGGCGGACTCCTTTCCGAGGCTATCAAGGTATCCAGCATCTTCCTCCCCGCAAACCTGGAGGTTGTTTACACCAAGGACAGAAACGGGCGTGATCAGCACTTCCGCTCCTCTATGCTCTCCACAAAGGAGAAGGAGAAGCCTCTGGTCGTACTCGTGAACGAAGGCTCGGCCTCCGCATCGGAGATATTCTCAGGCGCCGTTCAGGACCACGGCAGGGGAACTCTTATAGGTAAGAACACCTACGGCAAAGCCTCTGTTCAAACAATCATCCCCATCGGCGAGGGTGCAGCCATGAAGCTCACCACTGCAAAATACTACACCCCCAAAGGAAGGATGATTCACGAAACAGGCATCAAGCCCGATGTTGTGGTTGAACAAAAGGATGATGAGATGGATATTCAGGAAGGGGAAGATATCGACCCTGAACTCGTATCCAACACCGCAAAGCCCAAGCTCGACCTTGAAAAGGACGAACAGCTCAAGGCCGCGTTTGACAAGATGAGGGAAATGCTCGGCAATGGCTGA
- a CDS encoding cell division protein FtsX — protein sequence MNRLRIMLQHGFRLFRETMTLNVASVITVVTVLFIYNMFVVVGISVDSFLKEMTRVNSIRVYLRTENKIAIDELRKDFADLQGVEEVVYYSSEDSFKHLQETTVNINYLDKIPEDLFPSFIEVKVEEGFQDGGYIRKLERQIIAFENVDVASYGEKWVQNFSDIRSAVKLFMIILTMFLTISMGIIIFNTIRLSLFRYREDIQIYSLVGATRSFIEMPYLISSFVEVSIGFVLSSSVVYGFMLFLNNKLLAPVELDFVLLPGLGYYIKTYLFLIFVSIIASMLSVTSFLNKVKSINDP from the coding sequence ATGAACAGGCTGAGAATTATGCTCCAGCACGGTTTCCGGCTCTTCCGTGAAACGATGACCCTCAATGTTGCCTCGGTTATAACCGTTGTCACCGTTCTTTTCATATACAACATGTTTGTGGTGGTCGGCATCAGTGTGGACTCCTTCCTCAAGGAAATGACAAGGGTAAACTCCATACGTGTCTACCTTCGCACAGAGAACAAGATCGCCATAGACGAGCTCAGGAAAGACTTCGCCGACCTGCAGGGTGTTGAGGAAGTGGTGTACTACTCCTCCGAGGATTCCTTCAAGCACCTGCAAGAAACAACGGTAAACATAAACTATCTGGACAAGATACCCGAGGATCTCTTCCCCAGCTTTATAGAGGTTAAGGTTGAGGAGGGGTTTCAAGACGGAGGCTACATACGGAAGCTTGAGCGGCAGATAATCGCCTTTGAGAATGTCGATGTAGCCAGCTACGGTGAGAAATGGGTCCAGAACTTCAGCGACATCCGCTCAGCGGTTAAGCTCTTTATGATAATACTTACCATGTTCCTCACTATCTCCATGGGAATAATCATATTCAACACAATACGATTGAGCCTCTTCCGCTACAGGGAGGATATACAGATATACAGCCTGGTGGGGGCTACACGCTCTTTCATTGAGATGCCCTACCTTATCTCCTCCTTCGTTGAGGTAAGTATCGGCTTTGTGCTTTCCTCCTCTGTTGTGTATGGCTTTATGCTATTTCTTAACAACAAACTTCTCGCCCCTGTGGAGCTGGATTTTGTCCTTCTTCCCGGTCTTGGCTACTATATAAAAACATATCTGTTCCTCATATTTGTGAGCATCATAGCTAGTATGTTGAGCGTAACCTCTTTCCTCAATAAGGTGAAGAGCATCAATGATCCGTAA
- the tsaD gene encoding tRNA (adenosine(37)-N6)-threonylcarbamoyltransferase complex transferase subunit TsaD, with product MIFLGIETSCDETSLAIYCTNKGILAAKTASQADIHSRFGGVVPEVASRNHILKLESLFNECLSISGLGTSDIDCIGVTNAPGLIGALFVGVGFAKGLGYSLGIPVIPINHLSAHILAAEIEHEELKPPYLALIISGGHTHIYDVDKALNYRLLAKTLDDAAGESFDKVAKMIGLGYPGGPAIEKLAKDGDSDAVKLPIAMKKDDNFSFSGLKTAVLNAYNTGEYSKADLAASFQKTTAETLVLKTMRIARRFGRKRITVAGGVACNGYIRNSFAEACSEGEKVYFPSFRLCTDNGDMIAYAASRFYNRRRFFPLEGRAYDTQPEIG from the coding sequence TTGATATTCCTCGGTATAGAAACTTCCTGCGATGAAACCTCCCTTGCGATATACTGCACCAACAAGGGCATTCTTGCGGCAAAAACCGCATCCCAGGCGGATATACACTCCCGCTTCGGCGGTGTTGTGCCGGAGGTAGCATCCAGAAACCACATCCTTAAGCTTGAAAGCCTCTTTAACGAATGCCTAAGCATATCGGGCTTGGGTACCTCCGATATCGACTGCATCGGGGTAACCAACGCTCCAGGGCTCATCGGCGCACTCTTCGTCGGTGTAGGCTTTGCAAAGGGGCTGGGCTATTCCCTCGGCATACCTGTGATCCCCATAAACCACCTCTCTGCCCACATACTCGCCGCAGAGATAGAGCACGAGGAGCTGAAGCCCCCTTACCTTGCACTGATCATCAGCGGAGGTCACACCCACATCTACGACGTCGACAAGGCGCTCAACTACAGGCTTCTGGCAAAGACCCTCGATGACGCCGCAGGGGAGAGCTTCGACAAAGTTGCCAAGATGATCGGCCTCGGCTACCCCGGCGGACCTGCCATTGAAAAGCTTGCAAAGGACGGGGACTCCGATGCCGTAAAGCTCCCCATAGCCATGAAAAAGGATGACAACTTCAGCTTCTCCGGCCTGAAAACCGCCGTGCTGAATGCTTACAACACCGGGGAATACAGCAAAGCGGATCTTGCGGCATCCTTCCAGAAAACAACAGCTGAAACCCTCGTTCTCAAAACCATGCGGATAGCTAGAAGGTTCGGCAGAAAGCGGATAACCGTAGCCGGAGGTGTTGCCTGCAACGGATATATCAGAAACAGCTTCGCCGAAGCCTGCAGTGAAGGCGAGAAGGTCTACTTCCCCTCCTTCCGCCTGTGTACCGACAACGGCGATATGATCGCTTATGCCGCCTCAAGATTTTATAACAGAAGGAGATTCTTCCCACTCGAAGGAAGAGCTTATGACACTCAACCCGAGATCGGATAA
- a CDS encoding murein hydrolase activator EnvC family protein, producing the protein MIRKIIATATLFLLALSSWADYNEDRLLETNSYLKELKQQLDEEREQLEEIENTKKQLAEKIDNLNETIDYQKKLIRELTLQSREAREAVMAMDKEMRTLEVELRKLRESIEQSNIYLIDNIDYVNVKLLLFSKHSRDTIKNMEIVENINLQLIKKVSAIKEKTTRLEQLTEEKEAKAKDLEHLVRVKRRVMDDYEAEQTRLEQLVAVMKEDEASKNEYMRLLKEKQEEFENKLDRIRKKIEREKEKEEEKKADSSGFASLKGKLDWPVRGTVIEHFGPKKVKGFKGTIQNKGIKIRPGKSGEIRTVYGGTVKYVDTIRGFGNLVIVRHPDSYFTLYANMDRVNVTVGQELAKGQAIGTVGVDLGGVESYLYFEIRRHNVAVNPAEWLKPL; encoded by the coding sequence ATGATCCGTAAGATCATCGCAACCGCCACCCTGTTTCTGCTGGCTCTCTCCTCATGGGCCGATTACAACGAGGACAGACTGCTCGAAACAAACTCCTACCTCAAAGAGTTGAAGCAGCAGCTGGACGAGGAGCGTGAACAGCTTGAGGAGATCGAAAACACCAAGAAACAGCTTGCCGAGAAGATCGACAACCTGAACGAAACCATAGATTACCAGAAGAAGCTTATCCGTGAGCTTACCCTCCAATCCAGAGAGGCGAGGGAAGCTGTTATGGCGATGGATAAAGAGATGCGTACTCTAGAGGTGGAGCTGCGCAAACTCCGGGAATCCATCGAGCAGAGTAACATCTATCTTATTGACAACATAGACTATGTTAACGTAAAACTCCTTCTCTTCTCCAAACACTCTAGAGATACCATAAAGAATATGGAGATTGTTGAGAACATAAACCTCCAGCTTATCAAAAAAGTAAGCGCCATCAAGGAGAAGACAACACGCCTCGAACAGCTCACCGAGGAAAAAGAGGCTAAAGCTAAGGATCTTGAGCATCTAGTTCGTGTAAAGCGCAGGGTTATGGACGACTACGAGGCAGAGCAGACAAGGCTCGAACAGCTTGTGGCAGTCATGAAAGAGGATGAAGCGAGCAAGAACGAATACATGAGGCTTCTCAAGGAGAAGCAGGAAGAGTTCGAAAACAAGCTCGATAGGATCCGCAAAAAGATCGAACGTGAGAAAGAGAAAGAAGAGGAGAAGAAAGCGGACTCCTCAGGCTTTGCCTCCCTTAAAGGTAAGCTCGACTGGCCCGTTCGGGGAACTGTAATCGAACACTTCGGGCCGAAAAAGGTCAAAGGATTCAAAGGGACTATACAGAATAAAGGTATAAAGATACGCCCCGGAAAATCGGGGGAGATAAGAACCGTTTACGGCGGCACAGTGAAATACGTTGACACTATAAGGGGGTTCGGCAACCTTGTTATCGTTCGCCACCCCGACTCGTACTTCACTCTGTACGCCAATATGGACAGGGTTAATGTAACAGTGGGACAGGAGCTCGCCAAAGGGCAGGCCATCGGCACCGTGGGAGTTGACCTTGGCGGCGTTGAGTCCTATCTTTACTTTGAAATAAGAAGGCATAATGTTGCCGTTAATCCGGCAGAATGGCTGAAACCTCTCTAG
- a CDS encoding SPOR domain-containing protein — translation MPENKDNFGRNILVVFIFFLLFGGAAVLVAYVGSMFGSPKGDNRTAGLKKPLNGSAYTDPGEGERIHYVLDGNGDLVVREGERAPEEKPVQTAKAEDEAKEKPLPKREAKPEPKPEPAPEPKPAPKPKPKPKPKPAPKPKPQPKPKPEPVKKVDSGPKYVLQLVAYKEKYKAVEEMRSLKSVFPDVFMVRIDLGSKGVWYRVRCCEEPGYTAAKKRLANVKSSTKYSPIIVKTDK, via the coding sequence TTGCCCGAAAACAAGGATAACTTCGGCAGGAATATTCTTGTAGTATTCATATTCTTTCTGCTTTTCGGCGGAGCGGCGGTTCTAGTTGCGTATGTGGGGAGCATGTTCGGCTCCCCGAAGGGTGACAACCGCACTGCGGGGTTGAAAAAGCCTCTGAATGGAAGTGCTTATACCGATCCCGGCGAAGGGGAGCGAATCCATTATGTTCTCGATGGAAATGGCGATCTCGTTGTACGTGAGGGTGAGCGAGCCCCTGAAGAGAAGCCTGTTCAGACGGCCAAAGCTGAGGATGAGGCAAAGGAGAAGCCGTTGCCGAAACGTGAGGCTAAACCTGAGCCGAAACCTGAGCCTGCGCCTGAACCAAAACCTGCCCCAAAGCCTAAGCCCAAGCCAAAACCGAAGCCAGCTCCCAAACCAAAACCACAACCAAAGCCGAAACCTGAGCCTGTAAAAAAGGTTGATTCGGGTCCTAAATATGTTCTTCAACTGGTTGCCTACAAAGAGAAATACAAGGCAGTGGAGGAGATGCGATCCCTTAAGTCTGTATTTCCTGATGTTTTTATGGTTAGAATAGATCTGGGAAGCAAAGGTGTATGGTACAGAGTGCGCTGTTGTGAGGAACCGGGCTACACGGCGGCAAAGAAGAGGCTTGCAAATGTCAAATCGAGCACAAAATACAGCCCGATCATAGTTAAAACAGACAAATGA
- a CDS encoding GGDEF domain-containing response regulator → MNSGFIDKLSILYVEDEDAIRERLSRFLQRRTQTLYQAANGREGLEMFHEYKPDIVITDIRMPVMDGLSMAEQIREADHDIPIIITTGHNDEEFFLRSIDIGIDKYVKKPINFKEFIQILLRTAKTVIQQKEIEAKNEFIKTVLDINPQLILITDGERISYLNQSFLDFIGCTSIEEFSDRFGSIDYFLVEEEGSFYKNKNFAEWVNYAIKDQSGQLSVVMTKDFQNRSREDIDKSTFMLTVNQVPSQEEWLLSFSDVTRIEEEKQLYRVLSLQDHLTGIYNRKKFYDELSKEIDRVNRYQQKLSVIMFDVDHFKSVNDTYGHQVGDKVLQDISQIVRRAIRKTDVFARYGGEEFTLLMPGTHEQGAVDIAERLRREIEEYRFAHGGGVTCSFGVAEIDHNDDSDTFVKKADVALYNAKENGRNRVEVFRTGGFSCIK, encoded by the coding sequence ATGAACAGCGGCTTTATAGACAAACTTTCCATACTATACGTAGAGGACGAAGACGCCATACGTGAGCGTCTGTCCAGATTCCTCCAGAGACGTACCCAGACCCTCTATCAGGCTGCAAACGGCCGTGAGGGGCTTGAGATGTTCCATGAGTATAAGCCGGACATCGTTATTACCGACATACGTATGCCCGTTATGGACGGCCTCAGCATGGCAGAGCAGATCCGGGAAGCGGATCACGACATCCCGATTATCATCACCACAGGCCACAACGATGAGGAATTCTTCCTGCGCTCCATTGATATAGGCATAGACAAATACGTCAAGAAACCCATCAACTTCAAAGAGTTTATACAGATCCTCCTGCGCACTGCAAAGACAGTAATCCAGCAGAAGGAGATCGAAGCAAAGAACGAGTTCATCAAAACCGTTCTCGACATCAATCCCCAGCTCATCCTCATCACAGACGGCGAAAGGATAAGCTACCTTAACCAGTCTTTCCTGGATTTCATAGGCTGCACCAGTATCGAGGAATTCAGCGACCGTTTCGGCAGTATCGACTACTTCCTCGTTGAAGAGGAGGGCTCCTTCTATAAGAACAAGAATTTCGCCGAATGGGTCAACTACGCCATCAAGGACCAGTCCGGTCAGCTTTCTGTGGTTATGACCAAAGACTTCCAGAACAGAAGCCGTGAGGATATAGACAAAAGCACCTTTATGCTCACCGTAAACCAGGTTCCCTCCCAGGAGGAATGGCTCCTCAGCTTCAGCGATGTAACAAGGATAGAAGAGGAAAAGCAGCTGTACCGTGTTCTCTCTCTGCAGGACCACCTCACAGGAATATACAATCGTAAAAAGTTCTATGATGAACTCTCCAAGGAGATCGACAGGGTAAACCGCTACCAGCAGAAGCTTAGCGTTATCATGTTTGATGTGGACCATTTCAAGTCGGTAAACGATACCTACGGACACCAGGTAGGTGATAAGGTTCTGCAGGATATCTCCCAAATAGTCCGCAGGGCAATTCGTAAAACGGATGTCTTTGCCAGATACGGCGGCGAGGAATTCACTTTGCTTATGCCCGGAACCCACGAACAGGGAGCTGTGGACATTGCTGAAAGGCTGAGAAGAGAGATCGAGGAGTACAGGTTTGCCCACGGCGGCGGTGTTACATGCAGCTTCGGGGTTGCAGAGATTGACCATAACGATGATTCAGACACCTTTGTCAAAAAGGCGGATGTAGCCCTATACAATGCAAAGGAAAACGGCAGAAACAGGGTGGAGGTTTTCAGAACCGGCGGGTTCTCCTGCATTAAGTAA
- a CDS encoding divergent polysaccharide deacetylase family protein produces the protein MAEKKRTQRKPAAKKPASNKRKTTGTRKRTTRKKNTPIFESKQALILGGVLLVALAVFGGLFLGMKAATGDETPSASQEVQPSEQPDEEVAQTDYADIDKALKLAMFNLGIPKESITERSVMPGAENTVFYTMKLDKAEQEKLVEAASESFEKLGLKSSEEEGGLMAGNGEISVTLVFPEEKRVEKPVEKPEAVEKKPELGDDAPKMALLIDDCGYNLGLAKKLASLQYPVTMAVLPHLPYDRETADLARSGGKTVFLHMPMEPLSYPDTDPGKGALLLNMPPTLIEAQVKRNVESLGMIDGFNNHMGSAFTENGKKMQQVLTFMKSYTDTFVDSYTSPRSVAYETCVAAGYKCGHNRKFLDNKADAEYIKSKLRESADYAKKHGSVIAIGHLRDSTVDVLSTYLSEIERSGVKIVSVKELVGG, from the coding sequence ATGGCTGAAAAGAAAAGAACACAGAGAAAGCCGGCAGCTAAGAAGCCGGCTTCTAATAAAAGAAAAACCACGGGGACCCGCAAAAGGACCACGAGGAAGAAGAATACTCCTATATTTGAAAGTAAGCAGGCGCTTATACTCGGCGGTGTGCTCCTTGTAGCACTTGCTGTTTTCGGAGGCCTTTTCCTTGGGATGAAGGCCGCCACGGGTGATGAGACCCCATCCGCAAGCCAAGAGGTTCAGCCCAGTGAACAGCCCGATGAGGAAGTGGCCCAGACGGACTATGCAGATATAGACAAGGCTCTGAAGCTTGCCATGTTCAACCTAGGCATCCCCAAGGAGAGCATTACCGAAAGAAGCGTTATGCCCGGTGCCGAGAACACAGTCTTCTACACAATGAAGCTCGACAAGGCTGAACAGGAAAAGCTTGTGGAAGCTGCATCGGAAAGCTTTGAAAAGCTCGGACTCAAAAGTAGCGAGGAGGAAGGCGGCCTCATGGCGGGCAACGGGGAGATCTCCGTTACCCTCGTTTTCCCCGAGGAGAAGCGGGTAGAGAAGCCTGTGGAGAAGCCCGAAGCTGTCGAGAAAAAGCCTGAGCTTGGAGATGATGCTCCCAAGATGGCTCTTTTAATCGATGACTGCGGCTATAACCTGGGACTTGCAAAAAAACTCGCTTCCCTTCAGTACCCCGTCACTATGGCCGTATTACCCCACCTCCCCTACGACAGGGAGACGGCGGACCTTGCAAGAAGTGGCGGCAAAACCGTATTCCTTCACATGCCCATGGAACCCCTCTCCTACCCAGATACGGACCCCGGCAAGGGTGCACTACTGCTGAATATGCCCCCTACCCTCATTGAGGCGCAGGTCAAACGCAACGTGGAGTCTTTAGGGATGATCGACGGCTTCAATAATCATATGGGCTCCGCCTTCACAGAGAACGGCAAGAAGATGCAGCAGGTTCTCACCTTCATGAAGAGCTACACCGACACCTTCGTGGACAGCTATACATCACCCCGCTCCGTGGCGTATGAAACATGCGTGGCTGCCGGGTACAAATGCGGACACAACCGCAAGTTCCTTGACAACAAGGCGGATGCTGAGTATATCAAATCGAAGCTCAGAGAGAGTGCGGACTATGCGAAAAAGCACGGAAGCGTAATCGCCATCGGTCACCTGCGTGACAGCACTGTGGATGTCCTCAGCACATACCTGAGCGAGATAGAGCGTTCCGGCGTTAAGATCGTATCTGTAAAGGAACTTGTAGGCGGTTGA